The sequence CAGCCCCGATGGAGTGACGGCTGCCGACATCCGACTCACTGTCGACCAGGATCGCCTCTAAGGAGGCCAATCGACACCCTGCCGATCGACTACACGAGGGACGTGGGTTCGACCCACACCACGAACCGGTCGTCACGCCGGATGACACCTCGCGTGCTCTCCGAGGCCGTCGAGGTGTCGACGTCCGATTCTTCGACGTCGAGAACCTGATGAACGTCGTCAATGAGTAGCCCCGTGGCATCGAACTCCGAGAGGACGACGATTCGACGACCGTCCGTATCTTCGTCCAGGTCGAGAGTGACCGTCGGATCCACGATCGTCGTCGTTTCGCCCCGCAAATCCACGACACCGACGGTCTGAGGATCCGCGTTCGGAACGGAGGTGATGTCTTCGGTCGCGTCGACGATTTCGTCGACGTGCGCGATGTCGATACAATACCGCCCGTCTCCAAGCGAGAATTCGAGGACGTTGGTCGTCTCGCCCGACATACTCAGGGCTCACCGCCGACCTGAATAAGCGTTTGGTTGTTCGACCAGAACTCGTGTTGGTTAATCGATAGTATTTCCTCTGTGGCCCTCTCATGTCCCGTTCATTTGACAGACAGCGATACTCTTTTTCA is a genomic window of Halanaeroarchaeum sulfurireducens containing:
- a CDS encoding chemotaxis protein CheW, translating into MSGETTNVLEFSLGDGRYCIDIAHVDEIVDATEDITSVPNADPQTVGVVDLRGETTTIVDPTVTLDLDEDTDGRRIVVLSEFDATGLLIDDVHQVLDVEESDVDTSTASESTRGVIRRDDRFVVWVEPTSLV